One window from the genome of Ammoniphilus sp. CFH 90114 encodes:
- a CDS encoding spore coat protein, which produces MTAQYGAHEVMEMHEVLTDAIDGINQFQLYRPHATDQQLVQMIDRHLQFMLSEYNLMVQTLNQKGMNQAVPYRAPRNVSPTYGLDNPSTQAPNMSIQNMDDRDVASGMLGCYKASAVFKMNAALECADPQLRRTLQQGAVNCSEMAYEVWQYMNEKGYYQIPTMKEMTTNTMINTYTQGGPMNQMGQMNPMIQMPAGQHSVHQGMNPNDPYNMSTMRNMVL; this is translated from the coding sequence ATGACCGCACAATATGGCGCTCACGAAGTAATGGAAATGCATGAAGTCCTAACAGACGCTATTGACGGAATTAACCAATTTCAACTGTATCGTCCACATGCAACTGACCAGCAACTAGTACAAATGATTGATCGACATCTACAGTTTATGTTAAGTGAGTATAACCTAATGGTACAAACCCTAAATCAAAAAGGAATGAACCAGGCAGTCCCATACCGAGCTCCTAGAAATGTTTCTCCAACTTATGGGCTAGACAACCCAAGCACTCAAGCACCAAACATGTCCATTCAGAACATGGATGATCGTGATGTTGCAAGTGGAATGCTTGGATGCTATAAAGCCTCCGCTGTATTTAAAATGAACGCCGCATTGGAATGTGCAGATCCACAGTTACGCAGAACCTTGCAGCAAGGAGCTGTAAATTGTTCCGAGATGGCTTATGAAGTATGGCAATATATGAACGAAAAGGGATACTACCAAATCCCAACTATGAAAGAAATGACCACCAACACCATGATAAATACCTATACTCAGGGAGGTCCAATGAATCAAATGGGTCAAATGAACCCCATGATTCAAATGCCTGCCGGACAACATTCTGTCCACCAAGGAATGAATCCTAATGATCCTTACAATATGAGCACCATGAGAAATATGGTCTTGTAA
- a CDS encoding Dps family protein: MNLTEMINKQIANWSVMFIKLHNFHWYVTGEQFFTLHTKFEEFYTEGALHIDELAERLLAIGGKPVATMTGCLELASVQEAKGTETANEMVQSVVNDFTQMLGELKHGMEIAESVGDETTGDMFLAIFSSLEKHVWMLNSYLGK; the protein is encoded by the coding sequence ATGAACTTAACTGAAATGATTAACAAGCAAATTGCCAACTGGTCTGTCATGTTTATAAAACTGCATAATTTCCATTGGTATGTAACAGGTGAGCAGTTTTTTACACTCCATACGAAATTTGAGGAGTTTTATACAGAAGGAGCATTGCACATCGATGAGCTAGCCGAGCGTTTACTTGCCATCGGAGGTAAACCTGTAGCTACGATGACTGGGTGTTTGGAGTTGGCTTCAGTTCAAGAGGCAAAGGGTACGGAGACTGCCAACGAAATGGTTCAATCGGTAGTTAACGATTTTACTCAAATGTTAGGTGAGCTAAAGCATGGAATGGAGATTGCTGAATCTGTTGGTGATGAAACAACGGGAGATATGTTCTTAGCAATCTTCTCGAGCTTAGAGAAGCACGTTTGGATGCTGAATTCGTATCTGGGAAAGTAA
- a CDS encoding DUF2512 family protein: MNGLIRKLILNGFVIVPFLLWFSDASFGIAIVTSLAFSVLSYLIGDQMLLRITKNTTATLMDALFAVAFFWMAAWITNWTLNFVEIASLAILLGSVEWMLHRYLKKKDSPNRIM; the protein is encoded by the coding sequence ATGAATGGCTTAATTCGGAAGTTAATTCTGAACGGCTTTGTTATTGTCCCATTTTTACTCTGGTTTTCCGATGCATCCTTTGGGATCGCGATAGTAACTTCATTAGCTTTTTCCGTCCTATCCTATCTTATTGGAGATCAGATGCTTTTACGTATAACGAAGAATACAACGGCAACGCTGATGGATGCATTATTTGCCGTTGCTTTCTTTTGGATGGCAGCTTGGATTACAAACTGGACTCTCAATTTTGTAGAGATTGCTTCGCTTGCTATCTTGCTTGGAAGTGTGGAGTGGATGCTTCACCGATATTTAAAGAAGAAGGATAGCCCCAATCGGATTATGTGA
- a CDS encoding DMT family transporter: MAFGGAALWGISGTVAEVLFIHIGIPMAWLVTIRLLLAGLLLVLYTIVNTTWQQTSAVWKSRADRIQLIWFGILGMLGVQYTYFAAIEVGNAATATLLQFLGPVFITLYLALRYLRLPTIMEYLALGLALLGTYLLVTNGSTEGLSITPSAVGWGLGAAITAAFYTLYPAQLLKRWGSMSVVGWGMLIGGIGMSFINPPWLIDITGISLMAWLGIAFVILFGTLIPFYLVLESLRYLAPSEVGMLNSAEPLSAVIFSVLWLQLSFGLYEMLGALCIIATVIVLSLNQRKVKPKQVESAAAN; the protein is encoded by the coding sequence ATGGCATTCGGCGGGGCTGCACTTTGGGGAATTTCAGGAACGGTTGCCGAAGTTTTATTTATCCATATCGGTATTCCGATGGCTTGGCTGGTTACCATTCGACTCTTATTAGCAGGACTTCTCCTAGTCCTCTACACAATAGTTAATACAACTTGGCAACAAACAAGTGCTGTATGGAAGTCACGCGCGGATCGTATCCAGCTTATTTGGTTCGGGATTCTCGGAATGCTTGGGGTCCAATATACCTATTTTGCTGCAATTGAAGTTGGAAATGCAGCAACAGCTACCCTTCTTCAGTTTTTAGGACCTGTTTTTATCACACTCTATCTGGCTCTGAGGTATCTACGTTTACCTACGATAATGGAATATCTAGCTCTTGGTCTAGCTTTGCTAGGAACTTATCTGTTGGTTACTAATGGTTCAACGGAAGGGCTTTCTATTACACCATCTGCAGTAGGATGGGGGCTCGGAGCAGCGATAACGGCTGCCTTTTACACTCTTTACCCAGCACAATTATTAAAGCGATGGGGCTCGATGTCCGTGGTCGGCTGGGGTATGCTCATCGGCGGGATTGGTATGAGTTTCATAAATCCTCCATGGTTGATTGATATTACAGGTATTTCCTTAATGGCTTGGCTTGGTATCGCTTTTGTTATCCTTTTTGGAACGTTAATACCTTTTTATTTAGTACTTGAGAGCTTACGCTATCTCGCACCATCTGAAGTAGGAATGCTGAACAGTGCTGAGCCCCTTTCGGCTGTTATCTTTTCCGTTCTTTGGCTGCAACTATCCTTTGGCCTTTATGAGATGTTGGGAGCCCTCTGTATCATTGCTACCGTAATTGTTCTTTCACTTAATCAACGCAAAGTGAAACCTAAACAGGTGGAGTCAGCTGCTGCCAACTAA
- a CDS encoding GapA-binding peptide SR1P, whose product MTILVCQDCDTTVDFMHDEKVSTLYVKCNCCQENSQKQA is encoded by the coding sequence ATGACTATTCTAGTTTGCCAAGATTGCGATACAACTGTAGACTTCATGCATGATGAAAAGGTAAGCACTCTTTATGTAAAGTGTAATTGCTGCCAAGAGAACAGCCAAAAGCAAGCCTAA
- a CDS encoding alpha-glucosidase, giving the protein MNKTWWKESVVYQIYPRSFMDSNGDGIGDLRGIISKLDYLLDLGVDVIWICPVYKSPNADNGYDISDYYDIMNEFGTMRDWEELLEQVHNRGMKLIMDLVPNHTSDEHPWFIESRSSKQNPKRDWYIWRPGKDGKEPNNWESIFSGSAWELDEATSEYYMHLFAVKQPDLNWENPEVRQHLYEMIRWWLDKGIDGFRVDAITHIKKKAGFPNMPNPEGKRYVPSWDGHLNQPGIQDFLRELKDETYGRYDVMTVGETPGVSPEDAMEYVDEKIGKFDMVFQFEHMQLDNGPEGKFDLVPWRLSDLKQVITKWQKGLEGRGWNTSYLENHDQPRSVSRFGDHRQYHKESAKMLATFFMFLQATPYIYQGQEIGMTNVQFKGIEDYRDVEIINHYREGLKDGKEQGEIMKSIWVKGRDNSRTPMQWSDEPSAGFTTGNPWIQVNPNYLSINVEQAKADPNSILNYYKLLIQLRKQNEVLIYGNYNILLEHHEQLYAYTRTLGEEQWMVLLNFSNKEIHVDMTEFISTKTLELMIANYEQTSSIDYGNLIMKPYESRVYRLV; this is encoded by the coding sequence ATGAATAAAACCTGGTGGAAAGAAAGTGTTGTATATCAAATCTATCCTCGAAGCTTTATGGATTCGAATGGGGATGGAATCGGTGATCTTCGAGGAATTATCTCAAAGTTGGATTATCTACTGGACTTAGGTGTTGATGTCATATGGATTTGTCCGGTTTATAAATCACCAAATGCGGATAATGGTTACGACATCAGCGATTACTATGACATCATGAATGAGTTTGGAACAATGAGGGATTGGGAGGAATTATTGGAGCAAGTTCATAACCGAGGAATGAAGCTTATTATGGATCTTGTACCGAATCATACCTCTGATGAGCATCCATGGTTTATTGAGTCGCGTTCCTCTAAGCAAAATCCAAAAAGAGACTGGTATATCTGGAGACCTGGGAAGGACGGGAAAGAGCCAAATAACTGGGAGTCCATCTTCAGTGGTTCAGCTTGGGAGCTGGACGAAGCAACTAGCGAATATTATATGCATTTATTTGCTGTAAAACAACCTGACTTAAATTGGGAGAACCCAGAGGTCAGACAGCATCTCTATGAGATGATACGTTGGTGGCTAGATAAAGGAATTGACGGATTCCGGGTAGACGCCATTACGCATATCAAGAAGAAAGCAGGTTTTCCTAACATGCCTAATCCAGAAGGAAAGCGCTATGTTCCTTCTTGGGATGGACATCTCAACCAACCCGGCATTCAGGATTTCCTAAGAGAACTTAAAGACGAAACCTATGGCCGTTATGATGTGATGACCGTGGGAGAAACTCCTGGCGTCTCTCCTGAGGATGCGATGGAGTATGTTGACGAGAAGATTGGAAAATTTGATATGGTTTTTCAATTTGAGCATATGCAACTGGATAATGGTCCAGAAGGTAAATTTGATCTTGTTCCTTGGCGCTTAAGTGATCTAAAGCAAGTCATTACCAAGTGGCAAAAAGGCTTAGAAGGACGTGGCTGGAATACCTCCTATCTAGAAAATCACGATCAACCTCGATCCGTTTCTCGATTTGGTGATCACCGGCAGTACCATAAGGAATCGGCAAAGATGTTAGCAACGTTCTTCATGTTTCTCCAGGCTACTCCTTATATTTACCAAGGTCAAGAGATTGGCATGACCAACGTTCAGTTTAAAGGCATTGAAGATTACCGCGATGTGGAAATTATTAATCATTATCGAGAAGGACTTAAGGACGGGAAGGAACAAGGAGAGATCATGAAATCCATCTGGGTAAAAGGAAGAGATAACTCTAGAACCCCAATGCAATGGAGCGATGAACCCTCCGCTGGATTTACCACTGGGAATCCATGGATCCAAGTCAATCCGAATTACTTAAGTATCAATGTAGAGCAAGCAAAGGCAGATCCAAATTCTATACTAAATTATTATAAGTTGCTTATCCAACTTCGGAAGCAGAACGAGGTTCTCATCTACGGAAATTACAACATTCTACTAGAGCATCATGAACAACTTTATGCCTACACAAGGACTCTTGGTGAAGAGCAGTGGATGGTACTATTAAACTTCTCCAACAAAGAAATCCATGTAGATATGACGGAATTCAT